In a single window of the Bacillus marinisedimentorum genome:
- the parC gene encoding DNA topoisomerase IV subunit A: MAELEKILDLPLEDVLGDRFGRYSKYIIQERALPDARDGLKPVQRRILYAMYNDGNTADKAFRKSAKTVGNVIGNYHPHGDSSVYEAMVRMSQEWKVRNVLIEMHGNNGSVDGDPPAAMRYTEARLSAIASELLMDIDKNTVEFALNFDDTIEEPVVLPAMFPNLLVNGSTGISAGYATEIPPHQLGEVVDAVTMQIDKPDCTVDELMTVIKGPDFPTGGIIQGIDGIKKAYETGKGRIVVRGRAEIEKVRGGKEQIVITEIPYDINKANLVKRMDEIRFDKKVEGIAEVRDETDRTGLRIVIELKKEADSNGVLNYLYKHTDLQISYNFNMVAIHNKTPKLLGLKGIIQAYISHQKEVVTNRSRYELEKARDRKHVVEGLMKALSILDQVIATIRASKDKRDAKDNLIKEYGFTEPQAEAIVSLQLYRLTNTDITALQKEEEELDKKIAELEAILASEKKLFNVIKKELQRIKKNYSDKRLTGIEEEIEEIKIDLEVLVPSEDVIVTVTNDGYVKRTSLRSFSASNGQDFGMKETDHLIGKFEMNTTDTLVLFTNKGNYLYFPVHQLPDIRWKDLGQHVASMLPVEKEEYLINALPVKDFSDNQYLVFVTKNGMVKKSVLSQYKAQRHSKPLMAINLKNDDECIEVHLTGGTHDLFLATRNGYGLWFNEEDVSVVGVRAAGVKGINLKDGDSVVSARTLDSGGDSQLVLTTHRGAMKRMPMKEFEKTSRAKRGVVMLRELKNNPHRIVSIEAIDPGDIIYLKTEHDEVKAVDPKNLRLNDRYSNGSFIIDTDKSGFVRMTWKVDAPVSEES, from the coding sequence ATGGCAGAATTAGAGAAAATTTTGGATTTACCGCTTGAAGATGTGCTCGGCGACCGATTTGGCCGCTACAGCAAATATATCATCCAGGAACGTGCCCTTCCTGATGCAAGGGACGGTTTGAAGCCGGTACAGCGCCGTATCCTATACGCCATGTACAATGACGGAAATACGGCTGATAAAGCCTTCCGGAAATCAGCAAAAACAGTCGGTAATGTAATCGGCAACTACCATCCTCATGGGGATTCTTCCGTCTACGAAGCAATGGTGCGCATGAGCCAGGAATGGAAAGTAAGAAATGTCCTGATTGAAATGCACGGCAACAACGGAAGCGTTGACGGTGATCCCCCGGCGGCGATGCGTTATACGGAAGCCCGCTTATCCGCAATTGCATCAGAGCTGCTGATGGACATTGACAAAAATACAGTTGAATTTGCGCTCAATTTTGATGATACGATCGAAGAGCCGGTTGTGCTGCCGGCGATGTTCCCGAATTTGCTCGTTAACGGTTCGACAGGCATCTCGGCCGGTTATGCAACCGAAATTCCGCCCCATCAGCTGGGAGAGGTAGTTGACGCCGTCACTATGCAAATCGACAAGCCTGACTGCACGGTCGATGAACTAATGACTGTCATAAAGGGCCCTGATTTTCCGACAGGCGGGATTATCCAGGGGATTGACGGCATCAAAAAAGCTTATGAAACCGGTAAAGGCCGCATCGTTGTCCGCGGACGGGCCGAAATTGAAAAAGTCCGGGGCGGCAAAGAGCAAATTGTCATCACCGAGATCCCTTATGACATCAATAAAGCGAACCTCGTCAAGCGGATGGATGAAATCAGATTTGATAAAAAAGTCGAGGGGATCGCAGAAGTCAGGGATGAGACAGACCGGACAGGCTTGCGGATTGTCATTGAGCTGAAAAAAGAAGCAGACAGCAACGGTGTCCTCAACTATTTATATAAGCATACCGACCTGCAAATATCGTATAATTTCAATATGGTCGCAATCCATAACAAAACGCCGAAACTTCTCGGCCTGAAAGGCATCATCCAGGCATATATCAGCCATCAAAAGGAAGTTGTCACCAACCGTTCCCGCTACGAGCTCGAAAAAGCCAGGGATCGGAAGCATGTTGTCGAAGGCCTCATGAAGGCCCTTTCCATTCTTGATCAAGTGATTGCAACAATCAGGGCATCGAAAGATAAGCGTGATGCCAAGGATAATCTAATCAAAGAATACGGTTTTACAGAACCGCAAGCTGAAGCGATTGTGTCATTGCAGCTATACCGCCTCACCAACACGGACATTACAGCTCTTCAGAAAGAGGAAGAGGAGCTTGACAAAAAGATCGCGGAGCTTGAAGCGATTCTGGCGAGTGAAAAAAAGCTTTTTAATGTCATTAAAAAGGAATTACAACGCATTAAGAAAAATTATTCTGATAAACGATTAACAGGAATTGAAGAGGAAATTGAGGAAATCAAAATCGATCTTGAAGTTCTCGTTCCGTCAGAAGATGTCATTGTCACGGTCACAAATGACGGGTATGTGAAGCGGACAAGCCTCAGGTCGTTTTCCGCATCGAACGGACAGGACTTCGGCATGAAAGAAACGGACCATCTCATCGGAAAATTCGAAATGAACACAACTGACACGCTCGTCCTCTTTACCAATAAAGGGAATTACCTGTACTTTCCTGTCCACCAGCTGCCTGATATCCGCTGGAAGGACCTCGGTCAGCACGTTGCCAGCATGCTGCCGGTCGAGAAAGAGGAATACTTGATAAACGCCCTACCTGTAAAGGATTTTTCCGATAATCAATATCTCGTGTTTGTCACCAAAAACGGGATGGTCAAAAAGTCAGTGCTGTCCCAGTATAAGGCACAGCGGCATTCCAAGCCGCTGATGGCAATCAATCTGAAGAATGATGACGAATGCATAGAGGTCCATCTTACCGGAGGAACCCACGATCTTTTCCTCGCCACCCGGAATGGGTATGGCCTTTGGTTCAATGAAGAAGATGTAAGTGTTGTCGGTGTCAGGGCTGCCGGTGTCAAAGGCATTAACCTGAAAGACGGCGATAGCGTCGTCAGTGCCAGGACGCTCGATTCAGGCGGCGATTCACAGCTTGTCCTTACCACCCACCGCGGTGCAATGAAACGGATGCCGATGAAAGAGTTTGAAAAGACATCGAGGGCAAAACGCGGCGTTGTCATGCTGAGGGAATTGAAAAACAATCCACACCGCATCGTCAGCATTGAAGCCATTGACCCCGGTGATATCATCTATTTGAAAACCGAGCACGATGAAGTGAAAGCGGTCGATCCAAAGAACCTGCGCCTCAATGACCGTTACAGCAACGGATCGTTCATCATCGATACGGACAAATCCGGTTTTGTACGGATGACATGGAAAGTAGATGCTCCTGTATCTGAAGAATCATAA
- a CDS encoding TetR/AcrR family transcriptional regulator has protein sequence MKELKENIINTSLKLFETHGFHGVTVKQIVEESGTSKGGFYHHFKSKDELLYVIHDTFISYVLVKAKEAQKSYTAPAEKLQAIIRSFVKVFDLYKSHITVFYRENVYLKPDYYEKIKEKRDQFKHEIFRVLEEGIQAGEFRPELPVEIAGMSILGIVNWTYMWYQKDGSKSIDEIADIFTDFILNAVLVDESRHKHAYAPFFLRERSFFKTN, from the coding sequence ATGAAAGAATTAAAGGAAAACATCATCAACACGTCACTCAAGCTTTTTGAAACCCATGGCTTCCACGGCGTCACAGTGAAGCAGATCGTGGAAGAAAGCGGAACAAGCAAGGGGGGATTTTACCACCACTTTAAGTCAAAAGATGAACTGCTGTATGTCATTCATGATACATTCATCTCATACGTATTAGTGAAAGCCAAAGAAGCACAGAAATCTTATACCGCACCAGCAGAGAAACTGCAAGCCATCATAAGATCCTTCGTAAAAGTCTTTGACCTTTACAAATCTCACATCACAGTATTCTACCGGGAAAATGTTTATTTAAAACCCGATTACTACGAAAAAATCAAAGAAAAACGCGATCAATTCAAACACGAGATCTTCCGCGTCCTGGAAGAAGGCATACAAGCAGGGGAATTCCGTCCCGAACTGCCGGTTGAAATTGCAGGAATGTCCATCCTTGGCATTGTCAACTGGACTTATATGTGGTATCAGAAGGACGGGAGCAAATCGATCGATGAAATCGCTGATATTTTCACAGATTTCATTCTGAACGCCGTACTGGTTGATGAATCAAGGCATAAACATGCATATGCGCCATTCTTTCTGCGAGAACGCAGTTTTTTTAAGACCAATTGA
- a CDS encoding acyl-CoA dehydrogenase family protein produces the protein MNFELTKEQQMIKEMVSAFAEKEVRPKADHVDRTSEFPIDTFKKMGELGLLGIPFPEKYGGSGGDTVSYAIAVEEIGKACGGTGLSFAAAVSLGSSPIYYFGTEEQKQTYLVPLAKGETLASFGLTEPNAGSDAGGTQTRAELDGDEYVINGSKNWITNAGYARTVTVTAVTGKDDRGKNIISAIIVPTDSPGFTINSNYEKMGVRGSNTSELILEDVRVPKQNLLGDPQKGFKQFLYTLDGGRISIAALAVGIAQAAYEKALAYSKERTQFGQSISKFQAIQFKLADMAMEIELARNMVYKAAWLKDNNKPFAKESAFAKLFASEMGFRTCNQAIQIHGGYGYMREYEVERHLRDIKLMEIGEGTSEIQRLVISRQIGL, from the coding sequence ATGAATTTCGAACTGACAAAAGAACAGCAAATGATTAAAGAAATGGTCAGCGCTTTTGCGGAAAAAGAAGTTCGGCCAAAGGCCGATCATGTAGACAGGACATCTGAATTTCCTATTGATACCTTCAAAAAAATGGGAGAGCTAGGGCTTCTCGGCATTCCTTTTCCAGAGAAATACGGCGGTTCAGGCGGTGATACCGTTTCGTATGCGATTGCGGTCGAAGAAATCGGCAAAGCATGCGGAGGGACCGGGTTGAGTTTTGCTGCAGCTGTTTCGCTCGGTTCGAGCCCCATTTATTATTTTGGAACAGAAGAACAGAAGCAAACATATCTTGTGCCGCTGGCCAAAGGCGAAACACTCGCTTCTTTCGGTCTGACCGAGCCGAACGCCGGTTCTGATGCAGGCGGCACCCAGACAAGAGCCGAGCTTGACGGCGATGAATACGTCATCAATGGATCCAAAAATTGGATCACGAATGCAGGCTATGCGCGCACAGTCACCGTTACGGCGGTAACCGGAAAAGATGACCGCGGCAAAAATATCATCTCCGCCATCATCGTTCCGACGGACTCACCCGGCTTCACGATCAACAGCAACTATGAAAAAATGGGTGTCCGCGGCTCCAATACGTCTGAACTTATTTTGGAAGACGTCCGCGTTCCGAAACAAAACCTGCTTGGCGATCCTCAAAAAGGGTTCAAGCAATTTCTTTATACACTCGACGGCGGCAGAATATCAATTGCAGCCCTGGCGGTAGGCATTGCCCAGGCTGCTTACGAAAAAGCGCTTGCCTATTCAAAAGAACGCACGCAGTTCGGGCAGTCGATCTCCAAGTTCCAGGCCATCCAGTTCAAACTCGCGGATATGGCGATGGAAATCGAACTCGCCCGCAATATGGTATATAAAGCCGCATGGCTTAAGGACAACAACAAGCCTTTTGCAAAAGAATCTGCTTTCGCCAAGCTGTTCGCCTCTGAAATGGGATTCCGCACATGCAATCAGGCCATTCAGATTCATGGAGGTTACGGTTATATGCGCGAATACGAAGTGGAACGCCATCTGCGTGACATTAAACTAATGGAAATCGGTGAAGGAACGTCAGAGATTCAGCGTTTAGTCATTTCCCGTCAGATTGGCCTTTAA
- a CDS encoding AMP-binding protein, whose protein sequence is MSAIQLPVGKLLEETAARYPDREAVVYADRYFRYTYTEFDRLCREAARGFMKLGIDAGEHVAVWSTNTPEWVTAQFATGKMGAVLVTVNTSYRAAELEYLLKQSDSTTLILMEQFRDHSYIDTLYELCPELNECAPGNLKSKRLPKLKNVIVLSEKRYPGAFTWSDIVGMKDGVTEEELDARMESLSPEDVINMQYTSGTTGFPKGVMLTHNNLTNNAFNVAKCMEMTHEDRLCIPVPFFHCFGCVMGTLACVTVGATMVPVQEFNPKAVLKTIEQEKCTGVHGVPTMFIAELNDADFESYDLSSLRTGIMAGSNCPIEVMKDVVGKMGVDQVTIAYGQTESSPVITQTRTDDPIELRVSSVGRALPDVEVKIVEPGSNRELPPGEQGELCTRGYHVMKGYYKNPEATSEAIDEEGWLHTGDLAVMDENGYFKVTGRLKDMIIRGGENIYPREIEEFLYQHPDVIDVQVVGVPDKKFGEELMAWIILKEDSMVDAEDMRDFCRGKISHHKIPRYIEFTDSYPMTASGKIQKFKLREQSLELLQPEA, encoded by the coding sequence ATGTCTGCTATCCAATTGCCTGTAGGAAAACTGTTGGAAGAGACTGCTGCCAGGTATCCTGACCGTGAAGCTGTCGTTTATGCCGACCGCTATTTCCGTTATACCTATACGGAGTTTGACCGGCTTTGCCGGGAAGCCGCAAGAGGGTTCATGAAGCTTGGCATCGATGCCGGTGAGCATGTTGCCGTATGGTCCACCAACACGCCGGAATGGGTAACCGCCCAATTTGCAACCGGTAAAATGGGGGCCGTGCTCGTAACGGTGAATACGAGCTACCGGGCCGCAGAGCTTGAGTACCTGCTCAAACAATCTGATTCAACCACATTGATCCTGATGGAACAATTCCGGGACCATTCATATATCGATACATTGTATGAGCTTTGCCCGGAACTGAACGAGTGTGCACCGGGCAATCTTAAATCAAAACGGCTGCCGAAGCTGAAAAATGTCATTGTCCTCAGTGAAAAGCGTTATCCGGGCGCTTTTACATGGTCAGATATCGTTGGCATGAAAGACGGAGTGACGGAAGAGGAACTTGATGCCAGAATGGAGTCCCTTTCGCCGGAAGACGTCATCAACATGCAGTATACGTCCGGCACAACCGGTTTTCCAAAAGGGGTCATGCTCACTCATAACAATCTTACTAATAATGCGTTCAATGTCGCAAAATGCATGGAAATGACCCATGAAGACCGGTTGTGCATTCCGGTTCCGTTTTTCCATTGCTTCGGCTGTGTCATGGGGACGCTTGCCTGTGTGACGGTAGGCGCCACGATGGTGCCGGTCCAGGAATTCAATCCGAAGGCTGTCTTGAAGACAATCGAACAGGAAAAGTGCACAGGAGTCCATGGCGTGCCGACAATGTTCATTGCGGAACTAAATGATGCCGACTTTGAAAGCTATGATCTTTCTTCTCTCCGGACCGGCATTATGGCTGGCTCAAACTGCCCGATTGAAGTGATGAAAGATGTCGTTGGGAAAATGGGTGTTGATCAAGTTACCATTGCTTACGGACAGACGGAATCCTCGCCGGTCATCACACAAACAAGGACAGATGATCCGATTGAACTCCGTGTATCTTCTGTCGGAAGGGCGCTCCCTGATGTGGAAGTGAAAATCGTGGAGCCCGGATCAAACCGGGAACTGCCGCCTGGCGAGCAGGGTGAACTGTGCACACGCGGCTATCATGTCATGAAAGGCTATTATAAAAACCCGGAAGCGACGAGCGAAGCCATTGATGAAGAAGGATGGCTCCATACAGGAGATCTTGCTGTGATGGATGAAAACGGCTATTTCAAAGTGACCGGCCGGCTGAAAGACATGATCATCCGCGGCGGTGAAAATATTTATCCGCGTGAGATTGAAGAGTTCCTTTACCAGCACCCTGATGTGATTGACGTCCAGGTCGTCGGTGTTCCTGATAAGAAATTCGGCGAAGAATTGATGGCATGGATTATTTTGAAGGAAGATTCGATGGTGGATGCAGAAGATATGAGAGACTTCTGCCGGGGAAAAATCTCCCACCATAAGATTCCGAGATACATTGAATTTACAGACTCGTATCCGATGACTGCTTCGGGAAAAATACAGAAATTCAAACTGCGCGAACAATCACTCGAGTTACTCCAACCAGAAGCATGA
- the accC gene encoding acetyl-CoA carboxylase biotin carboxylase subunit, with product MFNKILIANRGEIACRVIRTCKRMGIPTVAVYSEADKAAPHVKMADESYLIGKPRVNESYLNIDKIIETAKQAGADAVHPGYGLLSENANFARRCREEGITFIGPSADVIALMGSKIEARKTMEAAGVPVVPGVTKSLDDENEALLAAESIGFPVMLKASAGGGGIGMQIAKDADELQKAFAGNRKRAQDFFGDGAMFIEKVIEQPRHIEIQVIADKTGETVYLWERECSIQRRHQKVVEEAPSPFLDEDTRTKMGESAVKAAKSIGYENAGTIEFLVDHNKNYYFLEMNTRLQVEHPVTEEITGIDLVEEQIRIAAGNNLSFKQEDVPLNGHSIETRIYAEDPKTFFPSPGKISVLELPEGDRVRHELAVAGGDTVTPFYDPMIAKLVVSGENRDEAIRKLEQALSEYKVEGIKTNIPLLIQAVGHEAFKNGDTTTDFIEKYVKPLQTTNKK from the coding sequence TTGTTTAACAAAATATTGATTGCAAATCGGGGAGAAATCGCCTGCCGCGTCATCAGAACTTGCAAGAGAATGGGGATTCCCACTGTCGCAGTATATTCCGAAGCCGATAAGGCTGCACCTCATGTGAAAATGGCGGATGAAAGCTACTTGATTGGGAAACCGCGGGTGAATGAAAGCTACCTGAACATCGATAAGATCATTGAAACAGCGAAGCAGGCTGGAGCTGATGCGGTTCATCCAGGGTACGGCCTGCTTAGTGAGAACGCCAATTTTGCCAGACGGTGCCGTGAAGAAGGGATTACATTCATCGGCCCTTCTGCAGATGTGATCGCACTGATGGGAAGCAAAATTGAAGCCAGGAAGACGATGGAGGCAGCTGGTGTACCAGTCGTACCCGGTGTCACTAAGTCACTTGATGATGAAAATGAAGCGCTCCTTGCCGCTGAATCAATTGGATTTCCAGTCATGCTGAAAGCGTCAGCCGGAGGCGGCGGCATCGGCATGCAAATTGCAAAGGATGCCGATGAACTGCAAAAAGCGTTTGCCGGCAACCGTAAACGCGCACAGGATTTCTTTGGGGACGGGGCCATGTTCATTGAAAAAGTCATCGAACAGCCGCGCCACATTGAAATACAGGTGATCGCCGACAAAACGGGAGAAACCGTTTATTTATGGGAAAGGGAATGTTCCATCCAGCGGCGCCATCAAAAGGTCGTGGAAGAAGCGCCTTCTCCGTTCCTGGATGAAGATACCCGCACAAAAATGGGAGAGTCCGCTGTCAAAGCCGCAAAATCTATAGGCTATGAAAATGCAGGTACAATTGAATTTTTAGTGGATCACAATAAAAACTACTATTTCCTTGAAATGAATACAAGACTCCAGGTCGAACATCCGGTTACAGAAGAAATTACCGGAATAGACCTCGTTGAAGAACAGATCAGAATTGCAGCCGGGAACAATCTGAGCTTCAAGCAGGAAGATGTTCCATTAAACGGGCACAGCATTGAGACGCGCATCTACGCGGAAGACCCAAAAACGTTTTTCCCGTCACCAGGCAAAATCTCTGTGCTGGAACTTCCGGAAGGAGACAGAGTCAGGCATGAATTGGCTGTTGCCGGGGGGGATACCGTCACACCCTTTTATGACCCGATGATTGCCAAGCTTGTCGTATCAGGAGAAAACCGGGATGAGGCAATCCGCAAGCTTGAACAGGCACTATCAGAATATAAAGTGGAAGGAATCAAGACCAACATTCCGCTGCTCATCCAGGCAGTCGGCCATGAAGCATTCAAAAACGGAGACACGACAACCGACTTCATCGAGAAATATGTGAAGCCATTACAAACTACCAATAAAAAGTGA
- a CDS encoding acetyl-CoA carboxylase biotin carboxyl carrier protein subunit — translation MNEVKASMAGNVWKLLVKQGDTVEEGQDVVILESMKMEIPIAAETGGTVAEVKINEGDFVNEEDVLVTLE, via the coding sequence ATGAATGAAGTGAAAGCGAGTATGGCAGGAAACGTCTGGAAGCTTTTAGTGAAGCAGGGGGACACCGTTGAGGAAGGCCAGGATGTCGTCATCCTCGAATCAATGAAAATGGAAATTCCGATTGCTGCCGAAACCGGCGGCACCGTTGCGGAAGTAAAAATCAATGAAGGCGATTTCGTCAACGAAGAAGATGTCCTCGTCACACTTGAATAG
- a CDS encoding hydroxymethylglutaryl-CoA lyase — MNYPETVTIKEVGPRDGLQNEKTFIPTETKIEWINKLSKSGLRYIEITSFVNPKWIPQLKDAREVARSITRSEGVTYAALVPNMKGLEFALEADIDEVSVFMSASESHNRNNINKSIEQTFPVLKEVTEEALKAGKTVRGYVSTVFGCPYEGAVAADQVARVSETLFDMGISELSLGDTIGVANPRQVQQVLEYLAKRIPLDQTAVHFHNTRGTALANVLAAFDFGITTVDSSLGGLGGCPYAPGASGNLATDDLLYMLDGMGIDTGAKLDKLLEAAGYLQAETGRELVSHQMQIVNGQNAEKTV, encoded by the coding sequence ATGAACTATCCTGAAACCGTCACGATAAAAGAGGTGGGTCCGCGCGACGGACTGCAAAACGAGAAGACATTTATACCGACAGAGACAAAAATCGAATGGATCAACAAGTTATCAAAAAGCGGCCTCCGCTATATCGAAATTACATCTTTCGTAAATCCGAAGTGGATTCCGCAACTGAAAGACGCACGCGAAGTCGCACGCAGCATAACAAGATCAGAAGGTGTGACTTATGCAGCCCTTGTTCCCAATATGAAGGGGCTGGAATTCGCGCTTGAAGCTGATATAGATGAAGTGTCTGTCTTCATGTCTGCGAGTGAATCACATAACCGCAACAATATTAACAAATCCATAGAACAAACATTTCCTGTTCTGAAAGAAGTGACAGAGGAGGCGTTGAAAGCCGGGAAAACCGTCCGGGGCTATGTGTCAACCGTCTTCGGCTGCCCTTACGAAGGGGCAGTTGCCGCAGACCAGGTTGCGCGTGTATCCGAAACGCTTTTCGATATGGGCATAAGCGAACTGTCACTCGGGGATACGATCGGGGTCGCAAATCCCCGCCAGGTTCAGCAGGTCCTTGAATATTTAGCAAAGCGCATCCCGCTCGATCAGACGGCCGTCCATTTCCATAACACAAGGGGAACGGCCCTTGCCAACGTTTTAGCAGCGTTTGATTTTGGCATCACAACTGTCGACAGTTCCCTTGGCGGTCTCGGCGGCTGCCCGTATGCACCGGGCGCATCCGGAAATCTGGCGACAGATGACTTGCTCTACATGCTTGACGGCATGGGAATTGATACAGGAGCAAAACTCGATAAGCTGCTTGAAGCAGCAGGATACTTACAGGCAGAAACCGGGCGTGAACTTGTAAGCCATCAAATGCAGATTGTCAACGGCCAAAACGCAGAAAAAACAGTATAA
- a CDS encoding acyl-CoA carboxylase subunit beta, whose product MSVEDTLKERTEKIKKGGSEKYHEKNAEKGKLFVRERLELLFDDGIDVEDAFFANSEAEGLPADGVVTGIGKVNGQTVCVMANDSTVKAGSWGARTVEKIIRIQETADKLGVPMLYLVDSAGARITDQIEMFPGRRGAGRIFYNQVKLSGKVPQVCLLFGPSAAGGAYIPAFCDIVVMVEGNASMYLGSPRMAEMVIGEKVSLEEMGGARMHCTTSGVGDVLVKDEQEALSFARSYLSYFPASYTEKPAEAAPAEPKEFEKTIEDLIPANQNAPFNMYDFIDRLIDEESFCEIKKLFAPELITGLARMDGKTVGIIANQPRVKGGVLFHDSADKAAKFITLCDAFNIPLLFLADIPGFMIGTKVERAGIIRHGAKMIAAMSEVTVPKISVIVRKAYGAGLYAMAGPAFEPDCTLALPTAQIAVMGPEAAVNAVYANKIASLPEEERPAFIQEKREEYKEDINIYHLASEMIIDDIVAGNKLRDELITRFAAYESKNVTFTDRKHGVYPV is encoded by the coding sequence ATGTCAGTCGAAGATACATTAAAAGAGCGCACCGAAAAAATCAAAAAGGGCGGCTCGGAAAAATACCATGAAAAAAATGCGGAAAAAGGCAAGCTGTTTGTAAGGGAACGGCTTGAGCTCCTGTTTGATGACGGGATTGATGTAGAAGATGCCTTTTTTGCCAATTCAGAGGCGGAAGGACTGCCTGCTGACGGTGTCGTCACCGGCATCGGCAAAGTGAACGGGCAAACTGTTTGTGTGATGGCAAATGACTCGACCGTCAAAGCGGGGTCATGGGGGGCACGGACGGTAGAGAAGATCATTAGAATCCAGGAAACCGCTGACAAATTGGGCGTGCCGATGCTTTATCTTGTCGATTCAGCCGGCGCCAGAATCACCGACCAGATTGAAATGTTCCCTGGCCGGCGCGGAGCGGGCCGGATTTTTTACAATCAAGTGAAGCTTTCGGGCAAAGTGCCGCAAGTGTGCCTGCTGTTCGGGCCTTCTGCTGCAGGCGGCGCGTATATCCCGGCTTTTTGCGATATCGTCGTCATGGTGGAAGGAAATGCATCCATGTATCTCGGTTCCCCGCGAATGGCTGAAATGGTTATTGGTGAAAAAGTGTCGCTTGAAGAGATGGGCGGCGCCCGTATGCACTGCACGACATCCGGCGTAGGTGATGTGCTTGTGAAAGATGAACAGGAAGCGTTGAGCTTTGCCCGCAGTTACCTTTCTTATTTTCCGGCAAGCTATACCGAGAAACCGGCAGAAGCGGCACCGGCAGAGCCGAAAGAATTTGAAAAAACGATAGAGGACTTGATTCCGGCCAATCAGAATGCGCCGTTCAATATGTATGATTTCATCGACAGACTGATCGATGAGGAATCATTCTGTGAAATCAAGAAGCTGTTTGCGCCTGAACTGATTACAGGACTGGCGAGAATGGACGGAAAAACGGTTGGAATCATCGCCAACCAGCCGCGTGTGAAAGGCGGGGTGCTGTTCCACGACTCAGCCGACAAGGCCGCTAAATTCATCACGCTTTGCGACGCTTTCAACATTCCGCTGCTGTTCCTTGCCGATATCCCTGGCTTCATGATTGGGACGAAAGTGGAGCGGGCCGGCATCATCCGCCACGGCGCAAAAATGATTGCAGCCATGAGCGAAGTGACCGTGCCGAAAATTTCCGTCATCGTGCGAAAAGCATACGGAGCTGGATTATACGCCATGGCAGGACCTGCATTTGAGCCGGATTGCACCCTGGCCTTGCCGACAGCGCAAATTGCCGTCATGGGCCCGGAAGCGGCGGTAAATGCCGTATATGCCAATAAGATCGCATCCCTTCCGGAAGAAGAGCGGCCAGCTTTCATTCAGGAAAAACGGGAGGAGTACAAGGAAGATATCAATATTTATCATCTTGCATCTGAAATGATCATTGATGATATCGTAGCCGGCAATAAGCTGCGGGATGAGTTGATCACCCGTTTTGCAGCTTATGAATCAAAAAATGTGACATTCACAGACCGAAAGCACGGTGTATACCCCGTCTAA